Proteins encoded in a region of the Brevefilum fermentans genome:
- a CDS encoding NBR1-Ig-like domain-containing protein has protein sequence MKTRLFWLGVLVIFLTSCGKSEAPLSLATLDDTRLNETAVSLVTLDFAQTQTAIPTETPTPTQTSTPIPTLVRTRPPIQTPTSVLPCNLAEAGLPIDITIPDDTKMGPGTHFSKTWRLKNVGSCTWTRLYALTFFSGNSLSAQYTHYLLQPVEPGETVDLTVDMIAPEQVGVYQSNWMLRDPDDALFGIGPHGDAPFWVRIEVVQVATETPHPTPSLTVTPPVYITGEALLADSDKIDLDKAILNPADDDLADLQYHYGGTPAHLLTPLNGMEWAAYGDFEPGLAQCSAAAINNNTIGFSTVPVGTYFCYRTSEGLWGWLRIEWFADEKLMISFLTWAVH, from the coding sequence ATGAAAACAAGATTGTTCTGGCTTGGTGTTCTGGTCATTTTTTTAACTTCTTGTGGGAAAAGTGAAGCGCCGTTAAGTTTGGCGACTCTGGATGACACGCGCCTGAATGAAACTGCGGTCAGCCTGGTGACCCTGGATTTTGCGCAGACCCAAACAGCGATACCCACAGAAACGCCGACGCCCACCCAGACTTCTACGCCGATTCCCACTTTGGTGCGCACACGACCGCCCATCCAAACCCCCACCAGCGTACTGCCCTGCAACCTGGCTGAAGCGGGTCTGCCAATCGACATTACGATCCCGGACGACACCAAGATGGGGCCAGGAACGCATTTTTCTAAAACCTGGCGGTTGAAAAATGTTGGTTCCTGTACCTGGACGCGATTGTATGCGCTGACTTTTTTCTCGGGCAACAGCTTAAGCGCACAATACACGCATTACCTGCTTCAGCCGGTTGAACCGGGCGAAACCGTTGACCTGACCGTCGATATGATCGCTCCTGAGCAGGTTGGGGTTTACCAGAGCAACTGGATGTTGCGCGATCCTGATGACGCGCTATTTGGAATTGGTCCGCATGGCGATGCACCCTTTTGGGTACGGATTGAGGTCGTTCAGGTGGCGACTGAAACCCCGCATCCGACGCCTTCTCTGACCGTGACACCCCCAGTTTATATTACGGGTGAGGCATTGTTAGCCGACAGCGATAAAATCGACCTTGATAAGGCTATCCTGAACCCCGCTGATGACGATCTGGCTGACCTCCAGTACCATTATGGAGGAACACCTGCTCACCTGTTGACGCCCCTGAATGGCATGGAATGGGCTGCTTACGGTGATTTTGAACCCGGACTGGCTCAATGTTCTGCGGCAGCAATTAATAACAACACCATTGGTTTTTCTACAGTACCCGTGGGGACGTATTTTTGCTATCGGACTTCGGAGGGGCTTTGGGGATGGTTGCGCATTGAATGGTTTGCCGATGAAAAATTGATGATCAGTTTCCTGACCTGGGCAGTTCACTGA